Below is a genomic region from Anguilla anguilla isolate fAngAng1 chromosome 18, fAngAng1.pri, whole genome shotgun sequence.
GGAGAACGAGTACTGGCTGAGCCGCCCATACATGACGCCGGAGCAGGAGCACGGGCACTCCGCCGAGCGCAGGCGACACCGGTACCTGGACTTGAAGGCCGCCAAAACCGCAAACTTTCCCGAGCACAAATACCTCGCGGACCACCTTAGCCACCTCAACGTCACCAAGAACTGGTCAAGTTAACGGAAAAACACCTGAAGAAATGAGCACGGGGACATCAGTGGCGTTGCATAGAttgattaaaatgttacatGGCAGGAATTCGCTGAATTTTGCATCTAACAGGTGTGGTCAGACATGCAGATCTCGTTTTGAACTGAAGGCACACTGCGTCTTAGACCTTTGACCATGTCAAATTCCAGATGTCACTTTCAAACATATTGAAATTTTCAGTGAAAGTGATAAAGCATGTATTTATGGTATATTGCAAATAATGTATGCATCGTCATCTTAAATAAAAGTTGTGGTTAAtaggattttgtatttttttacattttctaaacCTGTCAGGGTAGACATCCTTAATGAGCTCTAACAGAAAAAATTCCATATAAACAATACAATTATGGTTTTGAATGCCGAGTAACAATAACCAACAGATCAGCCCTTTCCTTAGATAAATTTAACTGGCATTTCAGAAGGCAGatattaaatgtatattaaattgAACATTGATACTGCAATGTTGCTGTAGCTCGCTAGTTTGAGATCAGTGGCTTGTGAGCTGTACTTGTGAGTCATATTTTAAcacttattttaatataatgcaaCTAGAAATGATATTTTTGGCGAATCAACTTATTCTGTGCTTCTATGACAGTTTGCTGCATGCTACCTGCAGGATGCATGTGAATAAATATCTCTTGCACTCTGAAGAGGACAAggacaataataattataaactTTAATTGTATAGCACCTTTAACATAGCtacaaagcactttacagaTCAGCATATTTGGTTACAAAAGCATGCCATTTCCCCAAATGAGGACGTAGGCCGAAGGAATTGGCTCCTATTTCCTTTGTTGCGCATTCAAATGCCCATAAAACCAGCTTCACTCTCCATACACCAGCCCTGTCATATACTTAACCCGACTCGACTATAGATGCTACTGAAATCTGAAACCAGTCCTGTGTATCCCACAAAACATCTTACTGACCAAACCATACAATGTACAATGTAGAAACTTCCTTTATAATGGCCAGTTATCTATGGGACCGTCCCAGTAGTGTGAAGGGTGTCCCAGTATGTGACCCGGGTGTTCTGCAGCCCtgccactcacactcacagtggGAGCAGCGGCA
It encodes:
- the mrpl57 gene encoding ribosomal protein 63, mitochondrial, with translation MFLTLLRLGKGIPGKQWIGKHRRPRVVTWQMKRNVLVRLEREAENEYWLSRPYMTPEQEHGHSAERRRHRYLDLKAAKTANFPEHKYLADHLSHLNVTKNWSS